CAACGGCGCATGCCTGTAGGAGGACGGCCCGCATCAGAAAAACACCTCTTCCTTCGCACCTTGGACTACTGTGACTTAGCGCTCCAACACGTAGCTGCCCGGTGCATCGCCAAGGACAGGGTAAGCTTCCGACCCCAGTTGCGGGGGAGCAGCCATGGCGCCGCACTTCGGACGCAACCAGGTAATCCAATCCTCCCACCAGCTACCGGGCACCTTGGACGTTGCGTCACGCCAGGTCAAGGCATCTATGCCGCTATCCAGGTCTGCCGCCCAGTAGCGCCGCTTCGGTGGTTGCACCGGGGGATTGATGACACCAAAGATATGGCCCGATGTTGCGAGTACATAGCGCACCGGACCACTCACTAATGCACCAATCTTGAAGGTCTCTTGCCACGGTGCAATGTGATCCTGCTCGGCCCCGACAGCATAAAGGGGTTGGCGTATCCTGCGCAGATCGATACCGCGTCCTCCCAATTCCACACCATCCCTCTCGATCAAGCGATTGTGCAGATAGAACTCGCGCAGATAGAAAGAATGCATCGCTTCGGGCATACGTGTGGTGTCCATGTTCCAGAAAAGGACGTCTAGCTTGGGAGGATCCTCACCGAGGAGGTAGTTGTTGATGAAATAGTGCCAGACCAGGGGATTGGATCGCAGCGCGCGAAAAGAGCCCGCCATATCCTGTCCGTCGAGATACCCCTGGCTGGCCATGCGGCTCTCAAGATTTTCGATGGTCCGTTCATCGATAAAGACAGCAATCTCGCCGGGATGCTCGAAATCCACCAGCGTGGTGAAGAGCGACCAAGCTGACACCGGCTGATCGCCGTCCTCTTCGCCCCCGTTATTCAACCAGGCCATCAACGCAGCAACGATGGTTCCCCCGATGCAATAGCCAGCCAGATGCACCAAATGCGAGTTGGCAATGGAACGCGCAACGTCTAGCGCTTGCAGAACTCCCTTTAGCATATAGTCGTCAAGGGTTGTGTCGCGCATCTCCCGGGTCGGGTTTTTCCAGCTGGTCACGAACACTGTGAATCCCTGTGCAACAAGGTAGCGAATCAGGCTTTTCTTCTCGTCAAGATCAAGCACATAGTATTTGTTGATCCATGGGGAGACCAAAACAATAGGCACTTCATGCACTGTCTCGGTTGCAGGGGCGTACTGAATCAACTCAAACAATTCGTTGCGGTAGACAATGGCCCCGGGCGTTGTGGCCAGATTACGGCCAACTTCGAACTCGGTATCGTCGGCCATGCGGATGGTGCCGCGACGCAAATCCTTCAGGTAGTTGACTGCACCATCGACCAGGCTCATGCCGCCGGTCTGCAGGAAACGCAGCATCGCGGCGGGATTGGTCCAGAAAAAATTACTGGGTGCCAACGCATTGAGCACCTGGCGGGTCAGGAATCCCGCCTTCTCTCTTTCGTGGCACGAAACTCCCGGCGATGCATAGATCGCATCTTCCAACCAACGGGTGTAGAGCAGGTAGACTTCCTTGAGATTGTCGAAGCAAGGATTATCCCGCCATACGGGCTCTTGAAAGCGCTCATCGTAGGGCACGGGCGGAATCACATCTTCGCCATCCAGACCAGCCATTCTGCGCTGCACCTGGACCTGCAGCATCGCGATACCCGCGTGTAACTCCCTGAGCTGTTCAGTCAGAGCCTGAGGATGCGTCATCCAGGCTTTCTGCACCCTCCAGCAGGCTTCGAGCATGCCGAAAGGATCAGCCATCTGCTGCATCGTGGACTGCAAGTTGCCAAGCAGTCGTGATTCAAGATCGGCCATGGGCGACCTTTTCGATCCGGGCTATCGCAGGGCACATCGAACGTACGGCAACATTGTGGTTAACTCTAGAACCTATCTCAGAATCCCCCGCGAGCTGTGCCGGTCGCTCGTGGCTCCAGCGCTAGGCGCGGCGAGCGTGGTTGGGTCATTCCCAATGAGCGAGCCGCAACACCGCGCTGGAGCCACGAGCGCCCGGCCCTTCGGGTTGGCCCCAGAGGTGCGCTGGCGGTGTTCTCGACTTGCCAATAGCGTTGCTATTGGCTGCGCCTTCGGGCCTACCCAGCGCACCTCTGGGGCTCAACACAGCACGCGCGGGATTCTAAGATAGGTTCTCGATGTTTTATATCAAACAATCGGTAACCAAAACATCCTACTGCATGAAATTCGCGGCTTGGAGAGACTCAAGGCAGCGGGGTGATCTGTACCGGTGGGCGTTGGCCTTGGAACGCTACCCGTTCGGCCATTGCGGGCGTCATGTGCACGATTCCGTTCTCCTCGACCAACATCACTCGATCGATTCCCATCTGGCGCGCGATACGCGGCCACTCTTTCACTCCAGCCACCACCAGCGCCGTGGCCGCGGCATCGGCTTCGGCACCATTGTGATGAATCACGGTCACCGAGGTCACCCCCTGCACCGGTTGGCCGGTACGCGGGTCGATAATGTGCGGATAACGGATACCCTGATGCTCGTTGTAGCGCTCGTAGTTTCCCGAAGTGAATATGCTTTCGTCACCTTGCACTTCAATCGCCGCGAGTACCCCATTCCCCTGCGGATGACGTACTCCAATGCGCCACGGTTGTTCTCCCTTGCTACCGATGGCGCGTAGATCGCCACCGGCATTGACTATGGCGTGTTCGACACCGTTGCGGCGCAGACTGGTTATTGCCCAATCCACCGCATAACCCTTGGCAAATCCACCGAGATCCACCTGTACATCACGATTGCGGCTGCTGACCCGATTGCCTTCAATGATTAGATCGTCCATACCCGGATCGCTGCTTACCAGAGTTGCGACCACCTCAGGAGCCGGTGGCGGACGACCGTCCAAAGGATCATCCTTATGAAACCCCCATAACGCGATCAAACGACCGATCGCGGGATTGAACAGCCCGTCACTTTTCAGGTAGAGATCGGTGGCTTGGCGCAATAACGGCACGAGATCGCCGGCCACTTCGACATCGCGTCCCTGTGCAATCGCCTCATTGAGATCACCCAGCGCACCCGGCCGCCACGCATGCCAGGCGGTATGCATGCCTTGGAATGCCTGTGCCAACTCATCCACCCGAGCACGCGCCTGATCCTCAGGGATCCCCCACACCGTCACATCAACCAATGTGCCAAAGACATAAATACGCTGGTTATAGGTTGTGGGC
Above is a genomic segment from Pseudomonadota bacterium containing:
- a CDS encoding alpha/beta hydrolase, whose amino-acid sequence is MADLESRLLGNLQSTMQQMADPFGMLEACWRVQKAWMTHPQALTEQLRELHAGIAMLQVQVQRRMAGLDGEDVIPPVPYDERFQEPVWRDNPCFDNLKEVYLLYTRWLEDAIYASPGVSCHEREKAGFLTRQVLNALAPSNFFWTNPAAMLRFLQTGGMSLVDGAVNYLKDLRRGTIRMADDTEFEVGRNLATTPGAIVYRNELFELIQYAPATETVHEVPIVLVSPWINKYYVLDLDEKKSLIRYLVAQGFTVFVTSWKNPTREMRDTTLDDYMLKGVLQALDVARSIANSHLVHLAGYCIGGTIVAALMAWLNNGGEEDGDQPVSAWSLFTTLVDFEHPGEIAVFIDERTIENLESRMASQGYLDGQDMAGSFRALRSNPLVWHYFINNYLLGEDPPKLDVLFWNMDTTRMPEAMHSFYLREFYLHNRLIERDGVELGGRGIDLRRIRQPLYAVGAEQDHIAPWQETFKIGALVSGPVRYVLATSGHIFGVINPPVQPPKRRYWAADLDSGIDALTWRDATSKVPGSWWEDWITWLRPKCGAMAAPPQLGSEAYPVLGDAPGSYVLER
- a CDS encoding FAD:protein FMN transferase; this encodes MSRCRSVMIGVLLLAVLVGCSRPTTYNQRIYVFGTLVDVTVWGIPEDQARARVDELAQAFQGMHTAWHAWRPGALGDLNEAIAQGRDVEVAGDLVPLLRQATDLYLKSDGLFNPAIGRLIALWGFHKDDPLDGRPPPAPEVVATLVSSDPGMDDLIIEGNRVSSRNRDVQVDLGGFAKGYAVDWAITSLRRNGVEHAIVNAGGDLRAIGSKGEQPWRIGVRHPQGNGVLAAIEVQGDESIFTSGNYERYNEHQGIRYPHIIDPRTGQPVQGVTSVTVIHHNGAEADAAATALVVAGVKEWPRIARQMGIDRVMLVEENGIVHMTPAMAERVAFQGQRPPVQITPLP